A single genomic interval of Electrophorus electricus isolate fEleEle1 chromosome 2, fEleEle1.pri, whole genome shotgun sequence harbors:
- the smyd5 gene encoding SET and MYND domain-containing protein 5 isoform X1, whose amino-acid sequence MAAPLDDMFSRCVDPGKILNSVEVRFIDKVKGKGLFAKKPFKKGEAIFTERPLVSAQFLWNALYKYRACEYCMRALETAEENARRLSGMPALILPHQELCKVQPELHHTCPHCQVIYCSSECRQAAWDQYHQVLCLGPSHNDPDHPINKLQDAWRSVHYPPETSSIMLMARMVATVKQALDKGHWQRLFSNFCSRAADEQEEMAHKLLGGKFQGQLASLRTLFTTALYDDHVSEWFTPDGFRALFALVGTNGQGIGTSSLSQWVHACDALALPHQQREQLDAFIDQLYKDIDKETGDFLNCEGSGLYLLQSSCNHSCVPNAEASFPDNNFLLHLSALRDIVPGEEICISYLDCCQRDRSRHSRHKILRENYLFVCSCQKCTSQVDDPDVTSEDEEEGEGDTEGDDMEDEMTDV is encoded by the exons GGAAAAGGATTATTTGCCAAGAAACCCTTCAAGAAGGGCGAAGCCATCTTTACCGAGCGTCCTCTTGTGTCTGCCCAGTTTTTGTGGAACGCCTTGTACAAATATAGAG CATGCGAGTATTGTATGCGTGCTCTGGAGACGGCGGAGGAAAACGCCCGGAGGCTCAGTGGCATGCCCGCCCTGATCCTGCCTCATCAAGAGCTGTGCAAGGTGCAGCCGGAGCTCCACCACACCTGCCCGCACTGCCAG gTAATTTACTGTAGCAGTGAGTGCAGACAAGCTGCGTGGGATCAGTACCACCAGGTCCTGTGCCTGGGGCCATCCCACAACGATCCTGATCACCCAATCAACAAGCTGCAGGATGCGTGGAG GAGCGTACACTACCCACCTGAAACCTCAAGCATCATGTTAATGGCAAGAATGGTGGCCACCGTCAAACAG GCTCTAGACAAAGGCCACTGGCAGAGGCTGTTCTCCAACTTCTGCAGCCGTGCTGCCGATGAGCAAGAGGAGATGGCACATAAGCTGCTGGGGGGGAAGTTCCAG GGGCAGCTGGCCTCGCTGAGGACGCTCTTTACCACAGCGCTCTACGACGATCACGTCAGTGAG TGGTTCACCCCAGATGGGTTTCGTGCTCTCTTTGCTCTTGTCGGGACAAATGGACAAGGTATCGGCACTAG CTCCCTAAGCCAGTGGGTCCATGCCTGCGATGCACTGGCGCTTCCccaccagcagagggagcagctGGACGCCTTTATTGACCAGCTATACAAGGACATAGACAAAG AAACGGGAGACTTCCTCAACTGTGAAGGGTCCGGTCTCTACCTTCTGCAGAGCTCAT gcaaccacagctgtgtgccCAACGCCGAGGCGTCCTTCCCCGACAACAACTTCCTGCTTCACCTCAGCGCGCTGCGTGACATCGTCCCCGGCGAG GAGATCTGCATCAGCTACTTGGACTGCTGCCAACGAGACAGAAGTCGTCATAGCCGGCACAAGATCCTGAG AGAGAACTACCTGTTTGTGTGCTCGTGCCAGAAGTGCACGTCACAGGTGGATGACCCGGATGTGACCtcggaggatgaggaggaaggggagggagacACGGAGGGCGATGACATGGAGGACGAGATGACAGACGTTTGA
- the smyd5 gene encoding SET and MYND domain-containing protein 5 isoform X2: protein MLHILLEFGSATSRTAGKGLFAKKPFKKGEAIFTERPLVSAQFLWNALYKYRACEYCMRALETAEENARRLSGMPALILPHQELCKVQPELHHTCPHCQVIYCSSECRQAAWDQYHQVLCLGPSHNDPDHPINKLQDAWRSVHYPPETSSIMLMARMVATVKQALDKGHWQRLFSNFCSRAADEQEEMAHKLLGGKFQGQLASLRTLFTTALYDDHVSEWFTPDGFRALFALVGTNGQGIGTSSLSQWVHACDALALPHQQREQLDAFIDQLYKDIDKETGDFLNCEGSGLYLLQSSCNHSCVPNAEASFPDNNFLLHLSALRDIVPGEEICISYLDCCQRDRSRHSRHKILRENYLFVCSCQKCTSQVDDPDVTSEDEEEGEGDTEGDDMEDEMTDV, encoded by the exons GGAAAAGGATTATTTGCCAAGAAACCCTTCAAGAAGGGCGAAGCCATCTTTACCGAGCGTCCTCTTGTGTCTGCCCAGTTTTTGTGGAACGCCTTGTACAAATATAGAG CATGCGAGTATTGTATGCGTGCTCTGGAGACGGCGGAGGAAAACGCCCGGAGGCTCAGTGGCATGCCCGCCCTGATCCTGCCTCATCAAGAGCTGTGCAAGGTGCAGCCGGAGCTCCACCACACCTGCCCGCACTGCCAG gTAATTTACTGTAGCAGTGAGTGCAGACAAGCTGCGTGGGATCAGTACCACCAGGTCCTGTGCCTGGGGCCATCCCACAACGATCCTGATCACCCAATCAACAAGCTGCAGGATGCGTGGAG GAGCGTACACTACCCACCTGAAACCTCAAGCATCATGTTAATGGCAAGAATGGTGGCCACCGTCAAACAG GCTCTAGACAAAGGCCACTGGCAGAGGCTGTTCTCCAACTTCTGCAGCCGTGCTGCCGATGAGCAAGAGGAGATGGCACATAAGCTGCTGGGGGGGAAGTTCCAG GGGCAGCTGGCCTCGCTGAGGACGCTCTTTACCACAGCGCTCTACGACGATCACGTCAGTGAG TGGTTCACCCCAGATGGGTTTCGTGCTCTCTTTGCTCTTGTCGGGACAAATGGACAAGGTATCGGCACTAG CTCCCTAAGCCAGTGGGTCCATGCCTGCGATGCACTGGCGCTTCCccaccagcagagggagcagctGGACGCCTTTATTGACCAGCTATACAAGGACATAGACAAAG AAACGGGAGACTTCCTCAACTGTGAAGGGTCCGGTCTCTACCTTCTGCAGAGCTCAT gcaaccacagctgtgtgccCAACGCCGAGGCGTCCTTCCCCGACAACAACTTCCTGCTTCACCTCAGCGCGCTGCGTGACATCGTCCCCGGCGAG GAGATCTGCATCAGCTACTTGGACTGCTGCCAACGAGACAGAAGTCGTCATAGCCGGCACAAGATCCTGAG AGAGAACTACCTGTTTGTGTGCTCGTGCCAGAAGTGCACGTCACAGGTGGATGACCCGGATGTGACCtcggaggatgaggaggaaggggagggagacACGGAGGGCGATGACATGGAGGACGAGATGACAGACGTTTGA